A genomic region of Runella rosea contains the following coding sequences:
- a CDS encoding sterol desaturase family protein, translated as METYGKILLIAMPIFLGLVLLEKLYGWAVKKQPFRTMDMLSSMSSGYTNIIKDVLGLSVSILTYGWMVEHWAIYTIQSTIATYAVAFIALDFSGYWVHRMSHEINFFWNKHAIHHSSEEFDLACALRQSISSFVSLFTIFLLPAALLGVSSTVIAVVAPLHLFAQFWYHTIYIGKMGILEHIIVTPSHHRVHHAINPEYLDKNHGQIFIIWDKLFGTFQEELPHVPPVYGITRPAQTWNPIKINFQHLWLLIRDAYRTKSWRDKLRIWFMPTGWRPADVEEKYPVSKIDDPYHFEKYATKASTALLVWTWFQFLFTFALINYFFLNIAKIGTPNIFVYGGFIFLSVFAYTELMDRNPYALAWEGLKNSIGLWLIYSTDWFGIGQSLPWITLVLSTYFVLATLTTGLFVWFDIRKDSAPQPEKKWATA; from the coding sequence ATGGAAACCTACGGAAAAATTCTGCTCATAGCCATGCCCATCTTTTTGGGATTGGTCTTACTGGAAAAACTCTACGGCTGGGCGGTCAAAAAACAGCCTTTTCGTACCATGGATATGCTTTCGAGCATGAGTTCTGGCTATACTAATATCATCAAGGATGTGTTGGGACTGAGTGTTTCTATCTTAACTTATGGTTGGATGGTCGAACACTGGGCCATTTATACCATTCAATCCACCATTGCCACCTACGCCGTGGCGTTCATCGCGCTTGATTTTTCGGGCTATTGGGTCCACCGCATGAGTCATGAAATCAACTTTTTTTGGAACAAACACGCCATCCATCACAGCAGCGAAGAGTTTGATCTGGCCTGTGCACTTCGGCAGAGCATCTCGTCGTTTGTCAGTTTGTTTACCATTTTCCTGCTTCCGGCTGCGTTATTAGGCGTTTCGTCCACGGTCATTGCCGTAGTAGCTCCTTTGCATCTTTTTGCCCAATTCTGGTATCATACCATTTACATTGGCAAAATGGGGATTTTAGAACACATCATCGTAACGCCTTCGCACCACCGCGTGCATCATGCCATCAATCCCGAATATTTGGATAAAAACCATGGGCAAATCTTTATCATTTGGGATAAACTTTTTGGGACATTTCAGGAAGAACTTCCTCACGTTCCACCTGTTTACGGCATTACGCGACCCGCCCAAACGTGGAATCCTATTAAAATCAATTTCCAACATTTGTGGCTACTCATTCGAGATGCTTATCGTACAAAGAGCTGGCGCGATAAACTGCGCATTTGGTTTATGCCCACAGGCTGGCGTCCAGCCGATGTAGAAGAAAAGTATCCCGTTTCTAAAATTGATGATCCCTACCATTTTGAAAAATACGCCACCAAAGCCTCCACTGCACTTTTGGTTTGGACGTGGTTTCAGTTTTTATTTACGTTTGCCCTCATCAATTATTTCTTTTTGAACATTGCCAAAATAGGCACGCCCAATATTTTTGTATACGGCGGCTTTATCTTCCTGAGCGTGTTTGCGTATACCGAACTCATGGACCGTAACCCCTACGCCTTAGCGTGGGAAGGGCTCAAAAACAGCATCGGGCTTTGGCTAATCTACTCAACTGATTGGTTTGGCATCGGTCAGTCACTGCCGTGGATTACGCTCGTGCTCAGTACGTATTTTGTTCTTGCTACCCTTACTACTGGGCTGTTTGTTTGGTTTGACATTCGCAAAGATTCCGCTCCTCAACCTGAAAAAAAATGGGCAACTGCCTGA
- a CDS encoding quinone-dependent dihydroorotate dehydrogenase, with product MYKWLILPILFRFDAEQVHHFVCGTLQFLFKIPGVPFLFRQLFVYEDPSLEREVFGLKFKNPVGLAAGFDKNAELVEEMAGLGFGFVEIGTVTPLAQLGNDKPRLFRLKPDQALINRMGFNNQGAAAAAKRLRQRKTNILIGGNIGKNKLTPNENALDDYLKCFDELYDTVDYFVVNVSSPNTPGLRDLQEKEPLTKILLALKKRSQKLENRQSATTTKEPKPILLKIAPDLTDSQLDDIIEIVTTSKIAGVIATNTTISRADLATDGEIVKKIGAGGLSGAPLTHRSTEVIRYICQKSNHSFPVIGVGGIGSPEEAREKLDAGASLVQIYTGFIYEGPALAKRICKSLK from the coding sequence ATGTATAAGTGGCTCATCCTTCCGATTTTGTTTCGCTTTGATGCCGAGCAGGTGCATCATTTTGTGTGCGGAACCCTTCAATTCTTGTTTAAAATTCCTGGTGTTCCGTTTTTGTTCAGGCAATTATTTGTCTACGAAGACCCTTCGTTGGAACGGGAAGTGTTTGGCTTGAAGTTTAAAAACCCTGTAGGTTTGGCCGCAGGATTTGACAAAAATGCAGAGTTGGTAGAAGAGATGGCAGGTTTGGGCTTTGGTTTTGTAGAAATCGGGACCGTGACGCCCTTGGCCCAACTGGGAAACGATAAACCAAGGCTGTTTCGGTTGAAGCCCGACCAGGCGCTCATCAATCGCATGGGGTTCAATAATCAGGGAGCGGCAGCGGCGGCTAAGCGACTTCGTCAACGTAAAACCAACATACTGATTGGGGGAAATATTGGCAAAAATAAGCTGACGCCCAACGAAAATGCCCTCGACGATTACCTCAAATGTTTTGACGAACTTTACGATACCGTTGACTATTTTGTGGTGAATGTAAGCTCGCCCAATACGCCTGGCCTACGCGATTTGCAAGAAAAAGAGCCTTTGACCAAGATTTTGTTGGCCTTGAAGAAACGAAGTCAGAAACTGGAAAATCGGCAATCAGCAACTACTACAAAGGAACCTAAACCCATTCTTCTTAAAATTGCTCCCGACTTGACGGATAGCCAATTAGACGATATTATCGAGATTGTCACAACATCAAAAATAGCGGGTGTCATTGCTACAAATACGACCATCAGTCGCGCAGATTTGGCAACCGATGGCGAAATTGTAAAAAAAATCGGAGCTGGAGGGTTAAGCGGAGCCCCGTTGACACATCGTTCGACCGAAGTTATTCGTTATATTTGCCAGAAGTCCAATCATTCCTTTCCCGTCATTGGCGTAGGAGGAATTGGTTCACCCGAAGAAGCCCGAGAAAAATTGGATGCAGGAGCGAGTTTAGTGCAGATTTATACGGGCTTTATTTATGAAGGACCGGCCTTGGCCAAGCGGATTTGTAAATCCTTGAAATAG
- a CDS encoding SDR family NAD(P)-dependent oxidoreductase: MSFQGKNILIVGASSGIGYALAKTLETEGAVLFTASRTAPENLKSQHITWDVTQPATGIFDVLPDILHGIVYAPGTISLKPFQRFSTADFQADFQINVLGAVAVLQANLGRLRKANGASIVLFSTVAVQTGMGFHASIATSKGALEGLTRSLAAEFATAKIRCNALAPSLTDTPLASSLLSSDEKREASAKRHPLGRVGTPDDIASAAKWLLSDESSWVTGQIIGVDGGIGKLK, encoded by the coding sequence ATGTCATTTCAGGGAAAGAATATTTTGATTGTCGGGGCAAGTTCAGGCATTGGATACGCGCTTGCCAAAACATTGGAAACCGAAGGAGCGGTGCTTTTTACCGCTTCGCGAACAGCCCCCGAAAATCTAAAAAGTCAACACATTACTTGGGACGTAACCCAACCAGCCACGGGTATTTTTGATGTCTTGCCAGATATACTCCACGGCATTGTGTATGCTCCGGGCACGATTTCGCTCAAGCCCTTTCAACGCTTTTCGACTGCCGATTTTCAAGCCGATTTCCAAATCAATGTGTTGGGAGCAGTGGCTGTTTTGCAAGCCAATTTGGGCCGATTACGTAAAGCAAACGGCGCATCTATTGTGCTTTTCAGCACGGTAGCAGTACAGACAGGTATGGGATTTCACGCATCAATCGCTACCTCCAAAGGGGCCCTTGAAGGGCTCACACGTTCGTTAGCGGCAGAATTTGCAACGGCCAAAATTCGCTGCAATGCCTTAGCTCCTTCACTTACCGATACGCCTTTGGCGAGTAGTTTGCTTTCGAGCGATGAAAAACGGGAAGCTTCGGCCAAGCGGCATCCACTCGGACGCGTTGGCACCCCTGACGACATCGCATCGGCCGCTAAGTGGCTGCTTTCTGACGAATCAAGCTGGGTAACGGGGCAGATAATTGGCGTAGACGGAGGCATCGGGAAGTTGAAATAA
- a CDS encoding trypsin-like serine peptidase, with protein sequence MNRLRVENSGFVPYRYICLLEIFRVDFEGNPLPYVSRSTGFLVDKNVIVTAGHSLNQTESRISHFKVYPFINAVLPPHIYWVDIPPFTFKIHSIPDYKNPNCYVKDDFGVILLDTDAVYQQMGGHFDWNENYLVAENLTENSPIHIAGYPIDKADFEMWREEGRVIEVTKHCLIHSFTTTQRNSGSPIWIEHQGRFMVVGIHVSGNAASCGYRPENRKFGSAVLLTKHVYDTISGWITSRNQTFSQQSFKHSSYTFG encoded by the coding sequence ATGAATCGTTTACGGGTTGAAAATTCGGGGTTTGTTCCCTACCGATATATATGCCTTTTAGAAATTTTTCGCGTCGACTTTGAAGGAAACCCTCTGCCTTACGTCAGTCGCTCGACGGGCTTTTTGGTTGACAAAAATGTCATTGTTACGGCGGGACATTCACTGAATCAAACAGAATCGCGCATCAGTCATTTTAAGGTGTATCCTTTCATCAATGCGGTATTACCACCGCATATCTATTGGGTAGACATTCCCCCTTTCACGTTTAAAATCCACTCAATTCCTGACTATAAAAACCCCAACTGTTACGTTAAAGACGATTTTGGCGTCATACTGCTTGATACTGACGCCGTTTATCAGCAGATGGGAGGGCACTTTGATTGGAACGAAAACTACTTGGTAGCCGAAAACTTAACCGAAAACAGCCCCATTCACATCGCAGGCTATCCCATCGACAAGGCTGATTTTGAGATGTGGCGAGAAGAAGGCCGAGTTATTGAGGTTACGAAACACTGTCTTATCCATTCATTTACCACTACCCAACGAAACAGCGGCTCACCGATATGGATTGAGCACCAAGGCAGATTCATGGTCGTTGGTATTCACGTATCGGGCAACGCCGCCTCCTGCGGATACCGGCCCGAAAACCGTAAATTCGGAAGCGCCGTGTTGCTCACAAAGCACGTATATGATACTATTTCGGGATGGATAACGTCTCGCAATCAAACTTTTTCGCAGCAGTCTTTTAAACACTCTTCGTACACATTTGGTTAA
- a CDS encoding acyltransferase family protein, which yields MSKSSNTVYFPNLNGVRFIAAFSVLIHHIEQVKEVFKIPHFYDYHLIKSMGKLGVDLFFVLSGFLITYLLLHEKGRFGAINTRDFYIRRILRIWPLYFLIVILAFFIFPHIPFFVAPNNEISFMAHNFYERLSLFLIVLPNIGFILYGSPYLSAQTWSIGVEEQFYYLWPWIIQHLTWKRLLITLTVFSLGTFGVFYIYYHWVGNTFYANNVPEIIRFFFSQFRILTLVTGGGCAMLVYYRKEKILNVLFRKDVQIVVYGLLLFCLATGVHINHVNLEFYGLFFAYFILNVSSNPRSIVNLEYGWISYLGKISYGLYIYQTAFIVLSVHLIQWAFGKDLPHLTFNLILYPLATFLTVGVSALSYHYFEKPFLKLKERFSSHSTT from the coding sequence TTGAGTAAGTCTTCAAATACCGTATATTTCCCAAATCTTAACGGCGTGCGTTTTATTGCTGCCTTTTCGGTACTCATACACCATATTGAGCAAGTCAAAGAAGTGTTCAAAATTCCGCATTTTTATGATTATCACCTCATAAAAAGTATGGGAAAATTAGGTGTTGATTTATTTTTCGTACTAAGCGGCTTTTTGATTACCTATCTTTTGCTGCACGAAAAAGGCCGCTTTGGGGCCATCAATACCCGAGACTTCTACATTCGGCGCATTTTGCGCATTTGGCCACTCTATTTTTTAATTGTCATTTTAGCTTTTTTTATCTTTCCTCATATCCCCTTTTTTGTAGCACCAAACAACGAGATTTCGTTCATGGCGCACAATTTTTATGAGCGATTGTCCCTTTTTCTGATCGTCTTGCCCAATATTGGCTTTATCCTTTACGGCTCGCCTTACTTATCAGCCCAAACCTGGTCTATCGGTGTAGAAGAACAGTTCTATTACCTTTGGCCGTGGATTATCCAACACCTGACTTGGAAACGTCTATTAATCACGCTGACGGTTTTTTCGCTCGGAACTTTCGGCGTGTTTTACATTTACTACCATTGGGTGGGTAATACGTTCTATGCAAACAACGTGCCTGAAATTATCCGTTTCTTTTTCAGCCAGTTCCGCATTTTAACCCTCGTCACGGGGGGCGGGTGTGCGATGCTGGTCTACTACCGCAAAGAAAAAATACTCAATGTACTTTTTCGCAAAGACGTCCAAATCGTGGTTTATGGCCTGCTGCTTTTTTGTCTCGCCACAGGTGTTCACATCAACCACGTCAATTTAGAGTTTTACGGGCTGTTTTTTGCGTATTTCATTCTCAACGTTTCGAGCAACCCCCGCTCAATTGTCAACTTAGAATACGGCTGGATTTCGTACCTCGGTAAAATCTCCTACGGACTTTATATCTATCAAACAGCTTTTATTGTGTTAAGCGTCCACCTCATTCAATGGGCTTTTGGCAAAGACTTACCGCACCTTACCTTCAACCTTATTCTTTATCCTCTGGCTACCTTTCTAACCGTCGGCGTATCGGCGTTGTCGTATCACTATTTTGAAAAACCTTTTTTGAAACTGAAAGAACGATTCAGCTCGCACTCAACGACTTGA
- a CDS encoding LolA family protein, with protein sequence MRKFLVIASLFATTLLQAQNDKRATAILDAMSNKYKTMTSFKVAFTYTNEASKETLKGDATVKGTKFRLKMAGQEIFNDGKVMTTYIKESNEATINTYDPKEVGDIDPTKVYTIYKKGYKYVFIEEVTESGRVYEVVELSPEKKESKVSKVQIKVDKKDKSVRSWKVIQRSGQRLTFKVDKLTPNVKVEDKFFAFDPTQFKGVEVIDLR encoded by the coding sequence ATGAGAAAATTTTTGGTTATAGCATCGCTTTTTGCGACTACGCTCCTCCAAGCCCAAAATGACAAACGCGCCACCGCTATTTTAGACGCGATGAGCAATAAGTACAAAACAATGACCTCGTTCAAGGTTGCCTTCACGTATACCAATGAAGCCTCCAAAGAAACCCTGAAAGGAGACGCGACCGTAAAAGGAACGAAGTTTCGGTTGAAAATGGCTGGCCAAGAAATTTTCAATGACGGAAAGGTGATGACCACCTACATCAAAGAGAGCAACGAAGCGACTATTAATACCTACGACCCCAAAGAAGTAGGTGACATTGACCCTACAAAAGTATATACCATCTACAAAAAAGGCTACAAATACGTGTTTATTGAAGAAGTCACCGAAAGCGGACGCGTGTATGAAGTAGTAGAACTCTCGCCCGAGAAGAAAGAAAGCAAGGTGTCTAAAGTTCAAATTAAAGTGGACAAAAAAGACAAATCTGTCAGAAGTTGGAAAGTAATCCAGCGTAGTGGACAGCGCCTGACGTTCAAAGTAGATAAGCTTACGCCCAATGTAAAGGTGGAAGATAAATTCTTCGCTTTTGACCCTACCCAATTCAAAGGGGTCGAGGTAATTGATCTTCGATAA
- a CDS encoding FtsK/SpoIIIE family DNA translocase codes for MAKNVIPSTPQKRERKSTAGSDMGQPKAPFKQTPSDPRKQKMWGWALVFLSLYMLGAFVWYLFTGAADQSVVDSAFTTKLRISSRETQNGMGFFGLLLSHFFIFRWFGIAALGFPFLLFLIGFKIAQKRELLPLQRTTQLTLVYIFLLSLFFGFLVLKTDSVRSMSFLCGGIGYEINSLMDHYIGWGSFFVVLGGFGTVLVYFHGINSFDELADRFENPIKRRARPVDLEVVSEEDKYPEPILEEEDEEVMAPAVALPKKETVTVEAEIAKTIELNGNLPNGKAAAKSVSGGLTLIVENADEMTDEKSPADEIPVSGTTTKIPVVPFANADHLANDLVAEHGPYDPTLDLPNYQFPTLDLLHNRGEGSSKVTAEELEANKDRIVETLGNYGISIASIKATIGPTVTLYEIIPEAGVRISKIKSLEDDIALSLAALGIRIIAPMPGKGTIGIEVPNKNREMVSIRSVLASKKFQESTFDLPVALGKTISNEFFITDLAKMPHLLMAGATGQGKSVGLNVLLASLIYKKHPALLKFVLVDPKKVELTLFNKIERHFLAKLPNSEEAIITDTKKVVHTLNSLCIEMDNRYNLLKEAGVRNVKEYNAKFTQRQLSPERGHCFLPYIVLVIDELADLMMTAGKEVEQPIARLAQLARAIGIHLVVATQRPSVNVITGLIKANFPARLSFRVTSKIDSRTILDTGGAEQLVGMGDMLLSSGSDMIRLQCAFADTDEIDEVCDFIGNQRGYPSAYNLPEFSGDDEETDREAVDLADRDSMFDEAARVIVISQQGSTSLIQRKLKLGYNRAGRIMDQLEAAGIVGPFEGSKAREVLITDIASLEQMLKNF; via the coding sequence ATGGCTAAGAATGTTATTCCTTCAACGCCCCAAAAGCGTGAGCGAAAAAGCACTGCTGGCAGCGACATGGGGCAACCGAAAGCCCCGTTTAAGCAAACGCCTTCAGATCCGCGCAAACAAAAAATGTGGGGTTGGGCATTGGTGTTTTTGTCGCTGTACATGCTGGGAGCTTTTGTCTGGTATCTGTTTACGGGTGCGGCCGACCAAAGTGTGGTGGATTCTGCTTTTACCACTAAACTTCGCATCTCTTCCCGAGAAACTCAAAACGGAATGGGCTTTTTTGGCCTGTTGCTTTCCCACTTTTTTATCTTCCGTTGGTTTGGGATAGCGGCTTTAGGATTCCCGTTTTTGCTGTTTTTGATTGGTTTTAAAATTGCGCAAAAGCGTGAATTATTGCCACTCCAACGCACCACACAACTCACCTTAGTGTACATTTTTTTGCTTAGTCTGTTTTTCGGATTTCTCGTTTTAAAAACGGATTCGGTGCGTTCGATGAGCTTCTTGTGCGGTGGAATCGGCTACGAAATCAATAGTTTAATGGACCATTACATCGGCTGGGGTAGCTTCTTTGTGGTCTTGGGAGGCTTCGGAACGGTGCTGGTGTATTTTCATGGCATTAATTCATTTGATGAATTGGCCGACCGATTTGAGAATCCCATCAAAAGAAGAGCAAGACCTGTTGATTTGGAAGTGGTTTCGGAAGAAGATAAATACCCTGAACCAATTCTAGAAGAAGAGGACGAAGAAGTAATGGCGCCCGCCGTTGCGCTGCCTAAAAAAGAAACCGTGACCGTCGAAGCTGAAATAGCTAAAACGATTGAATTGAACGGGAACCTACCCAACGGAAAAGCAGCGGCCAAATCGGTCTCTGGTGGGTTGACGCTGATTGTTGAAAATGCGGATGAGATGACAGATGAGAAAAGCCCAGCGGATGAGATACCCGTTTCAGGAACGACCACAAAAATTCCCGTAGTACCCTTTGCGAATGCTGACCACTTAGCCAACGATTTGGTGGCCGAGCACGGGCCTTATGACCCAACGCTTGATTTACCTAATTACCAATTCCCAACGCTTGATTTGTTGCATAATCGCGGTGAAGGCAGTTCAAAAGTAACGGCGGAAGAGTTGGAAGCCAACAAAGACCGGATTGTGGAAACGCTTGGTAACTATGGTATCAGCATTGCCAGCATCAAAGCCACAATTGGCCCGACCGTTACGCTATACGAGATTATTCCAGAAGCAGGAGTGCGTATTTCCAAAATTAAAAGTTTAGAAGATGATATTGCTTTGAGTTTGGCGGCGTTGGGGATTCGTATCATTGCGCCTATGCCGGGCAAAGGAACCATCGGAATTGAGGTGCCCAACAAGAACCGCGAAATGGTCTCCATTCGGTCGGTGTTGGCGAGTAAGAAATTTCAGGAAAGTACGTTTGACTTGCCCGTTGCCTTGGGGAAAACCATTTCAAACGAGTTTTTTATCACAGATTTGGCCAAAATGCCTCACTTATTAATGGCGGGTGCTACGGGGCAGGGAAAATCAGTTGGGTTGAATGTATTGTTGGCTTCGTTGATTTATAAAAAACACCCCGCGTTGCTCAAATTTGTATTGGTCGACCCCAAAAAGGTGGAATTGACCTTGTTCAATAAAATTGAGCGACATTTTTTGGCCAAGCTTCCCAACAGCGAAGAAGCCATCATTACGGATACCAAAAAAGTGGTTCATACGCTCAATTCCCTCTGTATTGAGATGGACAATCGCTACAATTTGTTGAAAGAAGCGGGCGTTCGCAACGTCAAAGAATACAACGCTAAGTTTACGCAACGGCAATTGAGCCCCGAGCGCGGGCATTGTTTTCTGCCTTATATTGTGCTGGTCATCGACGAGTTGGCTGATTTGATGATGACCGCTGGCAAAGAAGTAGAGCAGCCCATTGCGCGTTTGGCGCAGTTGGCGCGGGCCATCGGAATTCACTTGGTAGTTGCGACGCAACGCCCTTCCGTCAACGTGATTACGGGTTTGATTAAAGCCAACTTCCCAGCGCGTTTGTCGTTCAGAGTAACCTCAAAAATAGATTCTCGCACCATTTTGGATACGGGTGGTGCCGAGCAGCTGGTCGGAATGGGAGATATGTTACTTTCGTCGGGCTCAGACATGATTCGCTTACAATGTGCGTTTGCCGATACCGACGAAATTGATGAAGTGTGTGATTTTATCGGAAACCAACGCGGTTATCCGTCGGCTTATAACTTGCCCGAATTCAGCGGAGATGATGAAGAAACCGACCGCGAAGCCGTTGACTTAGCCGACCGTGATTCGATGTTTGATGAAGCCGCACGGGTTATCGTCATTAGTCAGCAGGGAAGTACATCATTGATTCAGCGCAAGCTTAAGCTGGGCTACAACCGCGCAGGGCGCATCATGGACCAACTGGAAGCGGCGGGTATTGTGGGGCCGTTTGAAGGAAGCAAAGCGCGTGAAGTACTCATTACTGATATTGCGTCGTTGGAGCAAATGCTCAAAAACTTTTAA